Proteins from one Telopea speciosissima isolate NSW1024214 ecotype Mountain lineage chromosome 1, Tspe_v1, whole genome shotgun sequence genomic window:
- the LOC122658256 gene encoding probable purine permease 11 — translation MGGAQERQLHVIEAQEPNLAKDEAAVINQPPVPTLKRGYKWWLLMALYIFFVLLGQSIATLLGRLYYNKGGNSKWMQTIVATAGFPFVLPLLIYFSYEPSIPNYTNTANKRSPSIITLVLLYTSLGIFSAGDNLLYAYGLLYLPVSTYSLVCATQLAFNAIFSYFINSLKFTPVLLNSVIILTISASLLALHSESDGSTGVTKAQYVIGFVCTLGASALFSLILSLFQLSFEKVLKKKTFSVILEMQIYPAIVATCVCFVGLFATGEWWSLKGEMEKIGGVSYVMILVWTAVAWQVFCVGLLGLIFEVSSLFTNVISTVSLPIVPVFGVIFFHDKMDGVKVVALILAIWGFISYMYQNYLDDLKSKTTRTEANESSNT, via the exons atgggGGGAGCTCAAGAACGGCAACTCCATGTCATTG AGGCACAGGAACCAAACTTGGCCAAAGATGAAGCTGCTGTCATCAACCAACCCCCAGTTCCTACACTGAAAAGAGGCTATAAGTGGTGGCTCTTAATGGCACTTTACATATTCTTTGTTCTCTTAGGCCAATCTATTGCAACTCTTCTAGGGAGACTCTACTATAACAAAGGTGGAAATAGTAAGTGGATGCAAACAATTGTTGCAACTGCAGGCTTTCCATTTGTCCTCCCCCTTCTAATCTATTTCTCCTATGAACCTTCTATCCCAAACTATACCAATACTGCTAACAAAAGGTCACCCTCTATCATCACCCTTGTACTCCTTTACACCTCCTTAGGTATATTCAGTGCTGGTGATAACTTGTTGTATGCATATGGGCTGTTATATCTCCCTGTTTCTACATATTCTCTTGTTTGTGCAACCCAATTGGCTTTTAATGCAATATTCTCTTATTTCATTAACTCCCTTAAATTCACTCCTGTTCTGCTTAATTCAGTAATCATCCTCACTATCTCTGCTTCACTCCTTGCTCTCCATTCTGAGTCCGATGGATCCACAGGAGTTACAAAGGCACAATATGTGATTGGATTTGTATGCACCTTAGGTGCATCTGCCCTTTTCTCCCTAATACTTTCACTTTTCCAACTTTCATTTGAGAAAGttctgaaaaagaaaacattttctGTGATATTGGAGATGCAGATATATCCGGCAATAGTTGCaacttgtgtttgctttgtggGCCTTTTCGCTACTGGGGAATGGTGGAGTCTAAAGGGAGAGATGGAAAAAATTGGAGGGGTATCTTATGTGATGATCTTAGTTTGGACTGCTGTAGCTTGGCAAGTTTTTTGTGTTGGTTTACTGGGTTTAATATTTGAGGTGTCTTCTCTCTTTACCAATGTCATTAGTACTGTGTCTTTGCCCATTGTTCCAGTGTTTGGTGTGATATTTTTTCATGACAAAATGGATGGGGTGAAGGTGGTTGCTTTGATTTTGGCTATTTGGGGGTTCATTTCTTACATGTATCAAAATTATCTTGACGATTTGAAGTCGAAAACTACAAGAACAGAAGCAAATGAAAGTTCAAATACTTGA